Proteins encoded in a region of the Watersipora subatra chromosome 5, tzWatSuba1.1, whole genome shotgun sequence genome:
- the LOC137397253 gene encoding uncharacterized protein: MPKFNPPKEFDFDPANWTEWFARWNRYHAVAKLSEDEEQLQIDSFLYCLGSKSEGIFNGLSLSADDAKSYKKVTEAFQQYFTPRKYIIYERARFFRRDQQPGETVEQYIRALNDIADRCEFSNRSEQMRDRIVVGIVDTDCSREMQKMNVDQLTEGVAINMARQSEEVDKHMKDLAGHGGAAANKSDTVDAVSRVQSSSRPKSRSNHLASSNVSKLSNNIPCGRCGYLTHTRGTCPAKDVSCKSCGKVGHYAKVCRSKSEPNISQVEEEERIFLGEITDTSVGVWTKTISVDKLDAPVQFKLDTGADVSILPSTLCVHVALEKTKKQFVGPGNIKIPVLGSFRAVLTVNNTLRYQHPTVRALSVVA, from the exons ATGCCAAAATTTAATCCTCCGAAGGAGTTTGACTTTGACCCGGCAAACTGGACGGAATGGTTTGCTCGTTGGAACCGCTATCATGCAGTAGCGAAGCTCAGTGAAGATGAAGAGCAGTTGCAGATAGACAGTTTCTTATACTGCCTAGGAAGTAAAAGTGAAGGCATATTTAATGGCCTAAGTCTGTCCGCTGATGATGCAAAAAGCTACAAAAAAGTCACTGAAGCTTTTCAGCAATATTTTACCCCACGTAAATACATTATTTATGAAAGGGCTAGGTTCTTCAGACGCGATCAACAGCCAGGAGAGACAGTTGAGCAATATATCCGAGCCCTTAATGACATTGCAGACAGGTGTGAGTTTTCAAACAGGTCTGAGCAAATGCGAGACCGTATAGTAGTTGGCATCGTCGACACTGACTGCAGCCGTGAAATGCAAAAGATGAATGTGGACCAGCTAACAGAAGGAGTTGCCATTAACATGGCTCGACAATCAGAAGAGGTGGACAAACACATGAAAGACTTGGCTGGGCATGGTGGAGCTGCGGCAAACAAATCTGACACCGTCGACGCCGTCTCAAGAGTTCAAAGCAGCAGCAGACCCAAGTCTAGGAGCAACCACCTAGCGAGTAGTAACGTCAGCAAGCTGAGTAATAACATTCCATGCGGCAGATGTGGATATTTGACGCATACAAGAGGAACATGCCCTGCCAAAGACGTTAGCTGTAAATCTTGTGGAAAGGTCGGTCACTATGCTAAAGTGTGTAGATCTAAATCTGAACCCAACATCAGCCAAGTAGAAGAAGAAGAACGCATATTTCTTGGTGAAATAACCGACACCAGTGTGGGTGTGTGGACAAAAACCATCTCTGTTGACAAGCTCGATGCGCCCGTTCAGTTCAAGTTGGACACCGGCGCAGACGTTTCCATACTACCTAGTACACTCTGTGTACATGTAGCCCTTGAAAAAACAAAGAAACAGTTTGTAGGCCCGGGTAACATTAAGATACCAGTACTAGGTTCATTTAGGGCTGTACTTACTGTCAATAAC ACCCTTCGCTATCAACACCCCACGGTCCGTGCCCTATCCGTTGTTGCCTAA